CGATCGAGCCCGAGGCGCTCGCCGGTCCGACGAGCGCATGACGGTAGGCATCCCACACCCCGTCGAAGTTCGCGCCGGACAGTCGTGCGTCGAGCGCCTGCGCCGCGTCGCGATAGGTCACCCGGCCCCCGGCGACCCGGACCCGGACGAGCTCCACCTGGACGGCGCTTTTTCCCTTCGGCCGGCGCGCGAACGCCTCGACCCAGCGTGCGTCGATCGCCACGTCCGGGGCGTCGAGCACGAGCTCCTCGAGCCGGACCCGGCCCGCGGCCATCGCGGCGAGCGACGACCACGCCAGCCGCACGCTCCCCGATCCGGCGAGCACGGTGAGCGGGGGGGCGTCGCCCGCGGGGATCGTCAGGCTCGCGTCCTCGAAGCGGGCCTCGAGGCCGGTGACGGAGACGTCGAGGGAGCCGAAACGCACCTCCCCCCGGACCGCGGCCGACAGTTTCTCCTCGAGGAAGCGGTGCAGGCGGGTGCGCTCGGGCTGCTCCGCGGCGCCCGCGGCGAGCCCCACGGTCGCGGCCAGGAGCGTCGCCGCGGCGCGTGCCCGCCGCGTCACCCCTCGAGCCCCCGTCGGGCGAGGATCACGCACTTCAGGTAACGGCTCTCCGGGAACCCCAGGCGCACGGGGTGGTCGGCGGCCTGGCCGCGGCGCTCGATGAGGGTCGCCTGGATCCCCGCGTCCGCGGCCGCCTCCGCGACGAGCTCCACGAACTCGGGCTCGCCGAGGTTGTAGGAGCACGACGACGAGACGAGCACCCCCCCCGGCGCGAGCAGGCGCAGCGCCCGGAGGTTCACTTCCTTGTAGCCGCGACGGGCTTCGGCGAGGTCGCCCCGGCTCTTCGCGAACGCCGGCGGGTCGATCAACACGAGGTCGAACCGCTCTCCGGCGCGGTCGCGCGCGCGCAGGTCGTCGAAGACGTTGGCCTCCACGAACGCGAGATTGCCCAGCCCGTTCAGCGCCGCGTTCTCGGCGGCGCGCGCGAGCGCGTCGGCGGAGGCGTCGACCACGACGACGGACTCGGCGGTTCGCGCCGCGTGGAGGGCGAACGAGCCGTGGTAGGCGAACGCGTCGAGGACCCGACCGCGCGAGAACCGCGCCGCGGCGATGCGATTGTCCGCCTGATCGAGGAAGGCGCCGGTCTTCTGACCCTTCCACGGGTCGGCGAGGTAACGGATCTCCCCCTCCCGCACCTCGATCCGTTCCGGGGGGGTTCCGCGCAGCGCGAGCACCTCGCGAGGGAGCCCCTCGAGGGTGCGGACCGCCGAGTCGTTGCGCGCCAGGACCGAGTCCACCGGGCGGTGCTCGGCGATCGCGTCGAGCCAGACGGGAAGCAGGCGCT
The sequence above is a segment of the Candidatus Polarisedimenticolaceae bacterium genome. Coding sequences within it:
- a CDS encoding class I SAM-dependent rRNA methyltransferase, which produces MSPAAGLPQVRVRPRGARRLRSGHPWIFRDDVEEVGSSGHGDLVRVLGPAGAALGWAFYSAHSKITLRLVRRGDVPPPDEACWRSRVAEAIAWRDRTCPGREAVRLVFGESDGLPGLVADLYGRHLVVQVLTAGAERLLPVWLDAIAEHRPVDSVLARNDSAVRTLEGLPREVLALRGTPPERIEVREGEIRYLADPWKGQKTGAFLDQADNRIAAARFSRGRVLDAFAYHGSFALHAARTAESVVVVDASADALARAAENAALNGLGNLAFVEANVFDDLRARDRAGERFDLVLIDPPAFAKSRGDLAEARRGYKEVNLRALRLLAPGGVLVSSSCSYNLGEPEFVELVAEAAADAGIQATLIERRGQAADHPVRLGFPESRYLKCVILARRGLEG